The nucleotide sequence CAGTTCAAGGAAAACACCAAGACCTTCATGGTGCATGCGCCTTACCGCGGCATTGGCCCGGCCATCATGGATGTGCTGGGCGGCCAGACGCAGGCAATGTTTCCCGGCCTGGCGGCGGCGCTGCCGCACATTAAGGGCGGCAAGTTGAAGCCGCTGGCCGTGACCGGCACCAGCCGCCACCGCCTGTTGCCGGAGGTGCCCACCATGGAAGAGCTGGGCTACAAGGGCTTTGATGGCGTGCAGTGGTATGGCATCGTCGGCCCGGCCGGCATGCCGCAGCCTATCGTGGCGAAGCTCAACACCGAGATCAACAAGCAGCTGGCCATGCCCGACCTGAAGGAAAAGCTCTCCGGCGAAGCGCTGGAGACGATGCCGATGACGCCCGAGCAGTTTGGCGACTACATCAAGAAGGACATCGCCAAATGGTCGGAGCTGGTCAAGGTCCGCAAGCTCGATATCGAATAACCGTTTCAACCTGTTAAACAAAGAAGGCAACACATGGCACGCAATACTACCGTCAAGGCCGACCACAACGCGCCTGCAATCACCGAAATGCTGGCGAAGTTCGTCGTCGATCATCCGTCCAGGGGCTGGGACGACAAGGTCGAGCGCGAAGCGCATCGCACCTTTGCGAACTGGGTAGGCTGCGCGATAGGCCCGTCCGGGCACGAAACCGTGCAGGCTGCGCTGGCCGCGGTCAATGAGCTGGCGCCAGCGCCGCAAGCCTCGCTGCTGGGCCGCACCGAGAAAGTCGACATGGCCAATGCTGCCTTGCTCAATGGCATCAGCTCGCATACCTTCGACTTCGACGACACCCACCTGAAGACCATCATCCACCCGGCCGGCCCGGTGGCTTCCGCGGTGCTGGCGCTGGGCGAGCATATCGGCGCGACCGGTCGCGCCATGCTGGATGCGCTGGTGCTGGGCATTGAGGTGTCATGCCGCGTCGGCAATGCTGTCTACCCAAACCACTATGACCGCGGCTGGCATATTACCGGTTCGACCGGCATGCTGGGCAGCGCCGCCGCCTGTTCGCGCCTGCTGGGCCTGGATGCGGAACGCACCCAGATGGCGCTGGGCATCGCGGCCTCGCAGCCGATCGGCCTGCGCGAGCAGTTCGGCACCATGACCAAGCCCTTCCATCCGGGTGGCGCGGCCAAGGCCGGCCTGATGGCGGCACTGATGGCAAAGCATGGCTATACCGCGTCGAAGCGGGCGCTGGAAGCGCCGCGCGGCCTGATGCAGGTGTTCTCGGACAAGACCGACTGGAGCGAGATCACCGAGC is from Noviherbaspirillum sp. L7-7A and encodes:
- a CDS encoding MmgE/PrpD family protein encodes the protein MARNTTVKADHNAPAITEMLAKFVVDHPSRGWDDKVEREAHRTFANWVGCAIGPSGHETVQAALAAVNELAPAPQASLLGRTEKVDMANAALLNGISSHTFDFDDTHLKTIIHPAGPVASAVLALGEHIGATGRAMLDALVLGIEVSCRVGNAVYPNHYDRGWHITGSTGMLGSAAACSRLLGLDAERTQMALGIAASQPIGLREQFGTMTKPFHPGGAAKAGLMAALMAKHGYTASKRALEAPRGLMQVFSDKTDWSEITERLGQTWEIALNTYKPFACGIVIHPSIDGCVQLRNQYDLKPEQIAKVTLKVHSLVLELTGKKTPADGLQAKFSVYHSCAAGLIFGRAGEHEYADEIVNRHDVVALRSKVEAIVDDSIDEASADLTIETTDGRALHVFVEHAIGSVERPMSDEQLKAKFVDQSAPVIGQQKAEQAFALAMRLADCADAKELLQAARPD